Part of the Choloepus didactylus isolate mChoDid1 chromosome 27, mChoDid1.pri, whole genome shotgun sequence genome is shown below.
GGCACTGACACAGCACTTTACAAGACAAAGCCCCTGCTTTCTTGAGCCCCCCCTCTGAACCTCTTAAGTATTCATTTCTTTGCTGATCTGTTGTCTTCTTCCCCACCCAACCCCCAAGTAAAATGTTTACCCAGTAAAGGCAAGGAACATTTCTGTCTCAGTCTCTGAAATGGCAGGCACTTTCCAAAATGCTAAAATGTATCCTAAACAGGATCTTTACAGAGCCTCACAGTGTGAATCCAGAGTGCCTGGTGGTTACAAAGGAGAAAAGGCTCCTGCGAGGGGTGAGACCCGGGGACACCACTTTAACCAAAGAGTCGAACTCAGCACCCCAAATTATGGGGCCAACTGATGTGTGACACCCTCCCCCAGAAGGACACAATAGCACCTGTGCACTATAATTACCCAAAATGCATAGGCTAAATCTAATCAAAGGAAATATCAAATGAACCCAAAGTGAGGGACGCTACAAAACACCTagtgtgttctttttaaaaatatcaataccatgaaagaaaaaaaaaaggcgggggtggtggtggaataaAGAGGCATCACAACCAAACATGGTGCAGGATCCTGAAGGTGGGTCCTGGGTTTGGGTGGCTGGGTAGGTAGAGGTTGGGGGAAGTTGACAAAAAAGACATTACTGGAATGACTGGGAAATTGTTATTATTAGATAACATTGGATATTAGTAGAATATTAGGTAATAATAGTCTACAGCTATTAAATTCCTTGAATTGAATCTTTGTACTGTGGTTGTTTAGGAGAATGAATCTCTTTAGTAGGATGTCTGTGCATTGCTCAAGTATCTACTGGAGGGCCATGCTGTTTGCAACTAACTTTCAAATGGTGCAAacaaatgaatatagatacatatataccCACACAGTATAACTATATAACAATGTATATTGTGCAATATATTCTATATAAtctaatgtatatatatatacatagactaatatatatatacatatttctaatatatacacatgtacatatatatatgagagagagcaagaaaacaaatgtagcaaatgtttaaaaatgtttttaaaatgtggtgcCTGTAGCTGGCAGgagtgtaaaatgatgcagccgctgtagtttggcagttcctcaaaacattaaacatagaattaccatatcacccagcaattccacttctaggtatgtaccccccaaagaattgaaagcagggactcaagctgATACCTGTATACCAATGTTCGCAGTCGCactattcacaagagccaaaaggtagacgcaacccaagtgtccgttgctggatgaatggataaaggaaATGTAGTACATCCATACAGGGGAATATTATTcctccataaaaaggaatgaagttctggtacatgctaccacacagatgaatcttgaaagtattatgctaagtgaaagaagccagacataaaagaacacattgcatgatttcacatatatgaaatatctagagtaaacaaattcacagagacagaaagtagattagaggttatcaggggctgggggagggaaatggggagttattgcttattgGGCACAGAGTTTCCATTTTGTGTGAAgaaagagttttagtaatggaaggtggtaatggtagcacaatattgtaaaagtaattaatgccactgaattctaTACTTAAGATGGTTAAAATGATAATTATgatgatatatataatatacatatatgatCACAAAAATGGTGGTTCAATGTGGACTGTATGGGGTATCATTGTACTATGctgcaacttttctgtaggtttaaaatttttcacaataaaaGATTGGGGGAGGAGAAGAAATTAACCAAGGAAGCTTGCTCTGTGAAGGCGGGGTATGGATGTACTTCCAGGCGTCCCCATGAAACTGTGTTTGTGGGGTGGTGGTATTTTCCTGGGGAGTTGGTCATAGCTTTCATCAAGTTCTCAAATAAGCCCAAGACCCAAGAAGGTTtgacagagaggcagagaggagaCTCTCTCTATTGAAGACATCTCACTTAGGGAGCAGAGACTTTTGACCAGGTGGTCCAGGAGCCCTGAGGTGGCCCACAAAAATCTTGGGTGTCCATGAATGCTTATGGGGAGGAGTAGATACACAGCTTTCAAGGAAATTCCAAATGAGGACCTTCCCAAATGATATACCAATTCCTGGGCCTTAATAGATtgcatacacatacaatggaatactattcagccataaaaaggaatgaagtcctgatgcacgtGCAACACGTGTTGAAGgcacatgttgagtgaaataagcaagacacaaaaggacagatagagtACGATCTCAGTTACATGAAACACCTAGAATAagcaatttcatagagacagaaaatagattacaggCACCAGGGGTAGGGGGTGTAGGTGGAGGGGAGGATGAGGAGTTCATAGGTACAGACTCTCTGTTGCAAGAAATGAAAAAGTTTCAgcaacagatggtggtgatggtagcccaacgttgtgaatgaatgaacaccaTTGAACTGTATGCtcgaaagtgattaaaatgggaaattttgagttgcatatttcttactacaataaaaagtttttttttttaagaatgtgtgCCTGGAGGTGGCATCGCCTAAGGGATGGTgcagtgaccttgggcaggtaaCCTGAGGGGGGGCTGTAACCACCCCAGGCCAGGAGCGGTGAGGAGAGGGAATGGGAGAAGGACATGGCGACAGAGAGGGCTTTGTTGGGGAGCCTGGCAGGAGCTGTGGCTGCTTTGGCCCTTGAAGCTGAGAGGTGTGGTGGAATAAATACCATgacttccctcttctccctcccatcTGCCAGCTCCAGGGGCAGTAGCCTCAACACTGGGCAGaacaggagaagaagaaaaaaagtcccTGAGAAATTGTGGCCCCAGAGTGACCCAGGAACAAACTGATACCCCTGGGATGGATAACGGGTAAATCAAGGAACACCTAGTTGGAAGGTGGCTCCCATTGACAATGCCACAAGAGAGCCTGATCAAAAGCAAACACAGCCTGTGGAGGGGGCACAGCCATGCCGGGCCTGGGGGAATTCCCACAATTAAGGGTAGAAGGCAAAGATCATCAGTGAGAGATAATCAGATCTCAAGAAAATAAGACAATGTGAACAAGAGCCAACAGAGCGGGACAGGTGTGCTCAGATTTCAGGTGCTGGAATGATCAGGCACTGATTTTAAAAGAGCTATGCTCACCGcattgaaataaatgaatgacagaCTTGAAAACATCTGCTGTGAATAGGAAACTGAAAAGAGTGAATtgtctttaaaaagaaccaaacagaacttctAGAAATAAACAGGGTAACAAATTTTAAACTCAACAGTTGTATTGAGCAGCAGAATGGACACAGCAGAAGGGACAATTAGTAAATTGCAAGAGAGGTCACAAGAAAATATCCAGGATCATCTTCGTTTCCCAGCTGCTCACACAAATACcgtacaatggattggcttaaacaacaaggatttattggctcatggttttgaggctaggagaaatccaaaattgaggcatcagcaaggtgatactttctcccaggagactgtggtgttctggggctggctgccagtagTCCttgggtccttgacttttctgtcacttggcaatgcatgtggcagtgtcttctcctttcccttctgggttccattgacttccagcttctactccTCCCTatagatttttctctctctctttgactttcactctgcctataaaggattcccataatccagattaaagccaaatttgatttcattgggccacaccttaactgaagttacatctttcagagatcctatttacaatgggtctacacccatCAGAAAGCAGacaaagaccaagaacatgtccaaacagttacacaattcaatccaccaaaCAGAATATTGCACCAAGAtaggaaaaattggaaaatacataAGAGAGGGCAAGAGACATGGATAATAGAGGGAAAAGGTCCAGCACACAGAGTTAATAGCAattctagaaggaaaagaaaaagaatggggcAGAAGTAGGATCCAAAGAGAAagtggttggaaattttccagaTCTGATGAAAGATactctttcagtttgctaaagctgccagaatgcaatataccagaaatgagatTGCTTttacaagggggatttattaggttacaaatttacagttctaaggtcacaaacatgtccaaactaaggcatcaagtgGAAGATaccatctctgaggaaaggctgctggcatccagggttcctctgtcacatgggaaggcgcaTGGCGACTTCTGCTGGTCCCTCTTTCTTGGtttctgcttccaatggctgtctccaaTTGTCTCTGgtcatttctctctctgctctcctgctttacctgccctttatcctctcatagagaacTCCAGTGAGGGATTAAGTCTCACCTTGAATGGACttggtcacatttcaattgaaatagcctaaccaataggtcccacccacaataggtctgccccacaagaatggatcaaaaagacATGGCTTTTCCGGGGTGcattaacagattcaaaccagcaaagaTACCAACCTACAATTCAAAGAGGCCAGCAAGTCCCAAAcaagacaaataaaaagaaatacacactTTAACAACTCATAGTAAAAGAGTTAAAAGCAGccaggggatggggagatggatAGTTTACCTTCATTGGAAGGCAATTAGACTTCTCAACAACACCAGTGAAAGAATGTGAAGTGAAAACTTCAATGTGCTGAAAGAACATAACTTCtaacactgaatttttttttaatttttaaaaatacaaactttaTTTAACTAAATCCCATAACATTGAATTTTATACcctgaagaaataatttttaagaatgaaggcaatataaaaaaatattttcagacaacaaaACTGAGATTCATCCTGAGCAGATCCTAttagaagaaattataaaaactatACTTCAGGCAGAATGCAAGTATGATCCCATATAGAAAGTCTgagatgcaagaaggaatgaaaaataaagaatggggttaatatacacagaaaaatgtaaaagagaatTTTGTGCAAAATAgtattgttaaaataaaacagaaatactcAAGAGGccttgatttaaaacaaaaataaaataaaatagaagaacatAAACTTAAAATTCCAGGTATCAGTAGCATATAAACTGTGAGGGATTAAATTGAGGTAAAGTGTTCTAAGGTCCTTGTATTATCCAAAGGTTTAAAATATAGACTTCAATATGttattctgcatttttaatttctagggtaaactttgaaaaaatagaaatatacatAATTTCCAGCTTGTAGACGGAGGTGGAATTTAATgataaaatgttgcttttgaggagttttgtcctctcttagcttctccagagcaaactctgggctagcatctccaaagtgtcagcaaaagtctgctttcagcagctgtctccaaaatgtctctctcagctgctctccaaaatgtcactctcagctgctctgaggtccttctgtttctgagctcttttataggactccagtgtttaaatcaagacccaccctgaatgggcagggtccaaatctccatggaaataacttaatcaaacatttcacccaaaGTTGATTGACacatcaaaggattccaacctaatcaacactaatatgtctgcccacacaagattgcatcaaagaacatggcgttttgggggacataatacatccaaactagcacaaaaCCCAAATAAGCAAAAAGAGACAAGAAGCCTAGATCATGCAGgacaaataaaacaatagatttaaccccccaaatatttgaaattgcattaaatgtaaatggataaatatTCTAGGTAAAAGACAAGGACTGTGAGAGTGGACATTATAATGAGATAGCTCACTGGCTACATCTCAATCTATAAATGATtaagatttcctttttttcaaaactttttagtttgaaataatttcagatttacagaaaaattataatgatagtacagaaagttcccatatactctcACCTTGCTTTCCCAAATTTTAGCATGTTATATAACTGTGGTAAATTTATCCAAACTAAGAAATCAACATTAGTACAATACTACTGACTACACTACAGACTTCATCGGTTTtccattaatgtcctttttctatgGTGGGATCCAATCCATGATACCATATTGCATTTCATTATCATTTCTCCTTATACTCCTCCAATCTGTGACACTTTCTCAGtccttccttgtttttcatgaccttgacacttttgaagagtgtttggtattttgtagaatgtcccccAATTTGGATCTGTCTTATGTCTTCTTGTTATCAGGCTGGAGTTATGGATTTGAGGGAAGAGCTCCACACAGGTGAAAGGCCACTccatgaatgaacaaatgaatgactgactgaatgaatgcaaTAGGTCCTCACAACTCCCCATGACCCACATCTTTATCAAGAGTCAGCGCAAGTGTAGTGTGAGCACTGGAGTTGCAGGTTTGAATCTCGGCTCTGCTCTTCACCCACTGAACAACTTCACTACAACCTGGCTTTGTCTtgaaaagagggagaaggaatgtcatgaggattaaaggaATTAATTCGTTAGGTGCTGAGAACAGTGATGCATAGTAGGTGCTCGGTAAATATTGGCAACTATTTTGatctttacttttcatttttcttgctgGGAAAGGAGGGGAGGACAGCAAACAGGAGGAATTCAGAAAGCTGAGGAACCTAGGGCTCTAGGGTCAGGACCACGTTTGAATGGAAACCCTTTGTAGTGGGTTTTATCATTCAGCCCATTTTCCagggaggggaaactgaggctcaaagagggaAGGGCAATGTACTTAGGGTCATGGCCAGGAAGGGGCTGCTTTAGAACTCATCCAGCCCTCAGCCATGGTTGGGCACAACTCTGTCAAAAacaatcaacaaatattcactTCCCATGATGTCCTGGACCTGGAAGCACAGGGCAGAGCAGAGCTGACACTGCCTTGTGAGGCTAAAGCGGCAATCACaggagaaggaaataaacaggGGTGAGATGGAGAGGAGGTGGTCAAGAAAGGCTGATTTGGTGCTTGGGCTGAGAAGGGGATGGTGCCCAGGAACCAGccttgtgggggaaaaaaaagccaacagGGAGAGAAGAGCAGTTTGGAGAAGgggaaacagcaagtgcaaaggccccaaGGCACACTCAAGTGTGATAAAGGAGGACTGGATGGCTGAAGAGGAGTGAGCGATTGGGGGAAGGGAGACAGGCGATGAGTTCTACAGAATCACAGGAGGCCACATCACCCAGGTCATGTTTGGGGACTTTATACTAAGGTTTTAAGCAGGAGTGATGGAATCTGATTTACACTCTAGAAACTTCTTTCTGCTGCTATGGAATATTCAGAATCCCACTACTTCTTGCCACTTTttctctgccccctccctggTCCAGCCACCATCACTGCTCACGTGGATCATTTACAGCCACTTCCTCACTGGACTCCTGGCTTCTGCCCTCGCCTTCCACAGTCTGTTCCTCAACATAGCAGCTTGGAGAGACCTTGCGAGAGCCTGAGTCAAATCATGTCTCCCCTCTGCTCAGAGACCTCACACAACTTCCTCTTCATTCAGAGCAAATGCCAAAGTACTtagggtgtgtgccagtttgaatgtattatgtcccccagaaaaagccatattctttgatgcaatcttgtggggcagacattttagtgctgattagattggaattttttgagtgtttccatggagatatgccccacccaactgtaggtgataattctgatgagatcatttccatggaggtgtggccccgcccattcagcatgggccttgattactggtgcactatataagctcagacagaaggagccagcttgctacagccaagagggacactttgaagaaagcacaggagctgcagatgagagacattttgaagacggccgttggaagcagactcttgctccagagaagctgagaggacaaataccccaagtgcaactaagagtgacatttttgaggaactgcagcctagagaggagcatcctgggagaaagccattttgaaaccagaactttggagcagacgccagccacgtgccttcccagttaacagaggttttctggacaccactggccatcctccagtgaaggtacccgattgctgatgtggtATCTTGGACAcctatgaccttaagactgtaactgtgtgaccaaataaacccctttataaaagccaatccacctctggtgttttgcattctggcagcattagcaacctagaacaGGGTGGTCAGGAGGTCTTGCATTTTCTCACCTCCTCCACTCACCCCCTCAATCCACCCAGGTCACTGGCCTCCTCCCTGTTGCTTAAACACACCAGACTTGCTCCAAccttagggcctttgcacatgcctTTCTCTCTGTTTGGAACACATATCTACACAGCTCCTTCCCTCACCTCCCTCGGGACTTTTCTCAAATGTCACCCTCTCCAAGAGGCCTTCCTTgaccattctttctctctctctaccctcctttattttttctctatagcaCATATCCCTACCTAATGTATTATccatccatttgtctattttattttctgtctgcCTAGAATTTCAGCTCCATGACGGCAGGGATTTCTGtatgttttgttcattgctgtaggttcagcacctagaacagttgCCAGACACACATTGAACGACCAGTAAACGTCTGTTCAAGGAACCGAGAAATATCCTTCCACCTCTCTGTGGCCCACAGTCTCTGCCTGGCACTCTTCAGTAAATCTTCAGTGAaggaatacaatttaaaataatggaGTGCTTACTATTCACTATTCTCTTTGCCAGAGAGCTTCAAAATAGCACTGGGGATAGGGGGCTGCAAGGGTCTCTCTTTTTGTGGATcaggaaatggaggcccagaaaGCGACATGCTCGCTCAAAGCTATAATACGTGCCCTTTTAtccttgttttctctcttgcttcCAGTCTCTCTCCCCGTAGCCCCTGTCTCCTTCGGTAGCTGTGTGGGTCCCTTTTCCTCTATCTGCACATCGGGATCGAATCGAGGCTAACGGCCATGTCCATTAGCGATGTCaaccctctgggcctcagctctTTCCTCTGTTACATGAGGGTCTCACACGACTACGTgacagtgaggattaaatggggcTGCGAGGCCGCGTAGGTGAGCACCCAATAAATAGGGGCTGCAGGGGCCATGGCAAGCCCCTGACTCTTAGGCTGCGGGTCCCTCTTTCCCACGGGCATCTGGGCCCCTAACTTGGCGTCCGCACAGACACGTCCCTCTGTCTCTGCTGGGTCCTGGCcacctctctctgtgtctcttcttcctcttccccagGGTCTCTCTTCTCCTGActcgccccctcccctccccagccctccccgGACCCCCCTGCTTCCCAGGGCTGTTTTCTGCCACCCTGGGAGGGAAATTGACAAGTAAACAGGGCGGTGGTGGAGCCTGGTGGGCTGAGAGTGGTCGtgccgggggtggggtggaggtgggctcATGGCGAAGTAAACAGACGCAAGACGCTGATGAATTTCCCATCAGTATCCCCCGTGGCCTTCCCCTCCAAGACACAGCAGCACGGGGATCACGGGAGAGGGCGGGGAGACGGCCTCCTCCCGGCCCCCGACGGGAAACACCAGCGGGGGAAGGGCGGCCGGCCCCAAACAACAgaatcctggaagaaaacaatcgagggggaaaaaaataagtaaccaggaagaaaaacaaacaaacaaacccccaAACCAGACTCACAGGCAGCAGAATCTGGGCATCTCCAAACACTGGGCAGGATGGCTCAGGGGAGTCGAACCCCTCGCCTGTCCTCGCGACGTTTTCAGCTGTCGGGTGGGTGGTGCCGGGTGCTGCCGCAGCTGCATTAAGCGCCCCCGTCCAGGCCCGGCCACGCACCCCGGGGGCTGGCGCCTCCCAAGGTGATGGTCTTAGCTGTGTCCCCACCCCGTGCCATTCCTGGTCCCCACTCCAGGAGACTAGTTCTGCACCACACCACGGTCTcctctgctgtccattatgccCAGTCCATTCATCCATGACCTACGGCCTCATCTGTTTCCTCTGTGCACAGCTGTTGGCTCAGATCGCCCCATCCTTCCCGGTTTCCCAGCTCACTATCCCTCCACCTGGCAAGTCCCTCCACATCCAACCACAGCCTCTCCTGCTTTCCGTGGCGCACTGAGGCTGGCTCTCGGCTCATGGTGGGTTTGGGGGCTGCTCGCAGGAGGCAGAAGGGGCTTCCCGGGTTGGGGTTACAGAACCCTGGGTTCAAGTCCCGGTGTAGGGTTCAACCGAATGACCTCGGATGGGCCCCTCCACCTCCCGGAGCCTCCCACTCCCATCAGTAACGTGGGACCCTACTTCGCAGGGTTTGGGTTGGAGCTCTCTGCTTGGGGTTGGCCCAGAGGAAACGCTCCATAAATAAACACTGGTATGGTTATTGCCTTAATTGTGTCTTAATTATCTTAGctaacatttttttaatggtaacaaaatatatacaacataaaatttgccattttgaccACTTTAAGTGTATGATTtggtggcattaattacactcacaaggttgtgcaaccatctccACTGTTGGCAAAATCTGTCACCACCCCaaacattaaaagcaaaaactCCTCATCGTCTttccccccaacccctggtaactaACCTCAAATCTATTTTccttctctatgaatttgcctattttcGATATTTCATGTGCTTTCGTGAAATCaagcaataattgtccttttgtgtctggcttctttcacgcaACACGATGTCTGCCAGGATCGTCCATGTGGTAGCCTGTACCAacgcttcatttctttttatggctgaataatattccattgtatggatagacacattttgcttacccattcatctgttgacagatACTTGGGTAGTTTCCACCATTTGGCTATTGGGAATAACCCTgcgatgaacattggtgtacagtgtctgtttgcatccctgttttcagttctttgggtctATACCAGGAAGGGGAATTGCTGTATGTAACACTGAATGGGCACGTCTACGGGCCGGGCTTTGCACTAGGGGTTTCCCAATCACAACTGCCATTCACACTGTGAGGCAGGTGCTGGCCACACCCTcacttgacagatgagaaaactgaggctcagagaggttaaagaaGGCTGCAGCCACCTGGCAGGCAGGTGGCAGAACCAGGCTTGAACAACCAATATGCTGCCTGCCaacaaactcattttttttcatgcttaagtcacccttctgcctccctctgccTGACCCAGTGACCCCAATATTATAGAATGGAGGGGTCTAACTCACCTCTTCAGGATAAGGACCCCTGAGCAGACATAAAACCTCACAGCCTCCACAGGACCACAGCTGTGCCTTTATACATCAGACTGACTCTAGAAAGTGGAGCACATGCGAATCCAGAATCTTCCCAtcttggggcctcagtttctggACCACATGATCTGGATGACCCTTTGTAACTCAGATTCTTGGTTGTGTGGGCCATTGGGATATCTGGCATCCATGGCCACTAAATCTAGTCACAGCCCCCAATCACTGCGACAAACCCCAAATACACCCATTTCCAAAACTGCCACTCTGGGAGATGCATGGCCGATGGGAGTCGGCTGCTAAAAACTGTTGTGGCCTCATCTTGGGACACTCATTCTGCTCTGGCACCCCAACCTCCTTGTAGTTTCCAAACCTCAGGGCCCCTGTTTCTTGTGTTCCTCTTCCTGGAAGATTCTCCCTTGCGGTCTCGGCTTCTGGGTcaacccctccccagcccagcctctCTCCAAGTTCATAGGTAATTGGGTCTTTCTCTTCTGTTGTCCTCTCTCTGCTGCTCCCCACTGGACTGGGGGCTCACAAAGTCCACGTGGATTAGCCTTGGCCTTGGGCCGATGGACTCCCAGCGTCCAGCAGAGGGGGCCTCAGGAGCTGAGTGGTCCAGGCAACCAAGGAGGCCATTGGTGGGAAGAGTCCCTGGAGGCGGGATGGGCAAGAGGCCACACTTTTGCTTGGTCCTGAAGATCAGGAAGGATTTGGGACAACGGATGGAGCCAAAGAGACAGAAGGGGTGGGTGGGCACATCCTAAGCAAGAATGCATCATGCCAAGGTCCGCCGTTGCCTCTGAGATATATACTCCCAGTCTCTCCAGAGTCAGACGCTGCcatttcccagctgtgtgaccttgagtgcattccccaacctctctgagcctcatagCCTCCGTAAAATGGAAACGATAGTGCCCACTTCCTTGAGCACTTGTGAGGTTCAAAGAGATCACATTTATATATCACTGAGCACCCGAAGtacatgctcagtaaatattcactgaattgGCGCCTCTTTGTTCAAGATGGGGTTGAAAGAAAAGACTTTAATTCAAAAGCGGTAAAAGGAGCACTTGCTGTGGAGTCCCACAGACCTGGGTtggagtcccagctctgccatttgcaTGCTGTGTGACGTTgggccctctctgagcttcagttaatgcgtctataaaatggaggtaataatggCATTTCTGACTGCATTCCAATTGGAGTTGTTGCAGGGATTAGATTTTAGGGGTACCTGCAGCACACCATCCAGCCCTTGGTAAAGGGGGGCTATTACTGTGGGGAAAGGCCCTGAGTATGTGAAGGGAGCTGCCCTCTAgcctgggaggaagggaggatgggggtgggggtgagggtatTTGCAGACATGGTGCGTCATGAACAGActgagaaactgaggcctggggagggggagagccTTGCCGGAGGTCACAGAGTATCCAGAAAGCAGAGCAGGGAACCAGAAGCCATGAGAATAACCGCTGCCAGATCTCGGTGGGGGGATTAGAATCAGATGGGGGTCATGGCTTGGGAGTGGGCCCTTTAAATCTTAAGCTCCACCTTTGCGTAGAAGGGTCTCTGGGGAGTATAAAAGGGGGGTGCAGCTCCTCTCAACTCCACAAGACGCCTGCAGTTCCTGCCCACTGGCCCCCAGCCCCCGGCCCCTCTCCAGCCACCCCCACTGCCTGCCCCGGCAACCATGCAGCTGCCTGCCTTCAACATGTGGAAGGACTACTTCAACCTGAGCCAGGTGGTGTTGGAAATAATCCAAAGTCGGGGGCCAAAGCCAGAGGCCCAAGGGGTTGGGGAGCCAAGTCCTGGGCCCCAGCTGGGGCGGCAAGAGGGGCCGGGAGGGCCAGGGGCCGGCGGGGGCCTGGTCACCCTGTGCAACTTCTGCAAGCACAACGGCGAGTCGCGCCACGTCTACTCCTCTCACCAGCTGAAGACGCCCGAGGGCGTGGTGGTGTGTCCCATCCTGCGGCATTATGTGTGTCCCCTGTGTGGGGCCACTGGTGGCCAGGCCCACACGCTCAAGTACTGCCCCCTCAACGGCGGCCAGCAGTCCCTCTACCGCCGCAGCGGGCGCAACTCGGCCGGCCGCAAAGTCAAGCGCTGAGGATGGCCAGGTGACCACAACCTGCCCCTCTAACCCTTCTTCCCACTGCCCTGG
Proteins encoded:
- the NANOS2 gene encoding nanos homolog 2, whose amino-acid sequence is MQLPAFNMWKDYFNLSQVVLEIIQSRGPKPEAQGVGEPSPGPQLGRQEGPGGPGAGGGLVTLCNFCKHNGESRHVYSSHQLKTPEGVVVCPILRHYVCPLCGATGGQAHTLKYCPLNGGQQSLYRRSGRNSAGRKVKR